A window of Xyrauchen texanus isolate HMW12.3.18 chromosome 10, RBS_HiC_50CHRs, whole genome shotgun sequence contains these coding sequences:
- the LOC127650033 gene encoding phosphoprotein associated with glycosphingolipid-enriched microdomains 1-like, with protein MAPVLSAVLGSGAVGSEVTGLAVLAKGELALVGTLTGLSAFLLLSILLLLLCASCQGQKKGSSNPGDHENLMNGVSEKETRSQSAESHGIDLAISSSQNEPATVLTDMMDTSPQPSEDMLSSQSENRSSKCHQDRKLPSIPPTDVLKDAMAGAQAASGDGTYEVVKDGASRDVSVEDSLYETVKELKDIGLHNGTLSPKEPHAPLLNGHPSPATSDHTVLPNGAEYASVNLSKKSRYSSDMEARCSAAIMDLEEPEDEKPPPVPNKVLDVNDNQQINELPNGQLHSPLSTPELQDHALPDSEFSDIYSKVQKPVVKEKENDYSSIGEIKGMETESTSSDLYAKVMDEYPLAHGSQPREELVENSDPGYETIKIPKTADGSPQGNGIAEPDYESLAELGLTSDISRL; from the exons ATGGCTCCTGTGCTGAGTGCTGTGTTGGGGTCAGGGGCCGTTGGGTCAGAGGTCACAGGGTTGGCAGTGCTGGCTAAAGGGGAGCTGGCACTTGTAGGCACGCTTACGGGACTCTCGGCTTTTCTGCTGCTCTCcattctgctgctgctgctgtgtgCAAGCTGCCAGGG GCAGAAAAAAGGGAGCAGCAACCCAGGAGACCATGAAAACCTGATGAATGGG GTGTCAGAAAAGGAAACACGTAGCCAGTCCGCAGAGAGTCATGGTATTGACCTGGCCATTAGTAGCTCCCAAAACGAGCCTGCTACAG TACTTACAGACATGATGGACACAAGTCCCCAACCTTCAGAGGACATGCTGTCCAGCCAGTCAGAAAACAGATCCTCCAAGTGTCACCAGGACCGCAAGTTACCCAGCATTCCACCCACTGATGTCCTCAAGGACGCCATGGCTGGTGCTCAAGCTGCCTCTGGGGATGGAACATACGAGGTGGTGAAGGACGGGGCCTCCCGCGATGTCAGTGTTGAGGACTCACTGTATGAGACTGTGAAGGAGCTGAAGGACATTGGCCTCCACAATGGTACGCTGAGCCCTAAGGAACCACATGCACCCCTTCTCAACGGTCACCCCAGTCCCGCTACATCAGATCACACTGTCCTGCCTAATGGCGCTGAGTATGCCTCTGTCAACCTCAGCAAGAAAAGCCGCTATAGCTCCGACATGGAGGCCAGATGCTCGGCTGCCATTATGGATCTGGAAGAGCCGGAGGATGAAAAACCACCTCCAGTACCCAACAAAGTTCTGGATGTGAATGACAACCAACAGATTAATGAGCTACCAAATGGACAG TTACACTCCCCATTGTCGACTCCAGAGCTTCAGGATCATGCATTGCCGGACAGTGAG TTTTCAGACATATACTCCAAGGTACAGAAGCCTGTTGTTAAGGAAAAAGAGAATGACTACAGCAGCATTGGAGAGATCAAGGGAATGGAGACGGAGTCCACCTCCAGTGACCTTTACGCCAAAGTCATGGATGAATATCCACTGGCTCATGGCTCTCAGCCTCGGGAGGAGCTTGTGGAGAATTCAGACCCTGGGTACGAGACCATCAAGATCCCCAAAACAGCTGATGGGTCTCCTCAGGGCAATGGGATAGCGGAACCTGACTATGAGAGCTTGGCAGAACTGGGCCTAACCAGTGACATCTCCCGTCTCTGA